One region of Etheostoma cragini isolate CJK2018 chromosome 16, CSU_Ecrag_1.0, whole genome shotgun sequence genomic DNA includes:
- the mrps24 gene encoding 28S ribosomal protein S24, mitochondrial, with the protein MAAASLSSTASVRLLSALARSGSLCGSPGSRALHVTAVCCKNRAARVRVGKGDKPLTYEQALPPHHIGHRKGWLSQNTSNLKGEEGAAERTTEDLFLRRFMFGTFHGCLANEIVIKRRGNVLVVCALMLQKLPPQKFYFLIGYSESLLSHLYKCPVKLEVQTLQDRAVYKYL; encoded by the exons atGGCGGCGGCGTCCTTGAGCAGCACCGCGAGCGTGAGGCTGCTG AGTGCTTTGGCCCGGTCCGGCTCACTATGCGGCTCCCCTGGAAGCAGAGCCCTCCACGTCACTGCAGTGTGCTGCAAG AATCGAGCAGCCCGTGTCCGAGTGGGGAAAGGAGACAAACCTTTGACCTACGAGCAAGCACTTCCACCTCATCACATCGGCCATCGCAAAGGATGGCTGTCGCAGAACACCA GTAACCTGAAAGGAGAGGAGGGTGCGGCTGAGCGGACCACGGAGGACCTGTTCCTGAGGCGTTTCATGTTCGGGACCTTCCACGGTTGCCTGGCCAACGAGATTGTGATCAAACGGCGCGGCAACGTGCTCGTAGTGTGCGCTCTGATGCTCCAGAAACTCCCCCCGCAGAAGTTCTACTTCCTGATAGGCTATTCAGAGTCCCTGCTGTCACACTTGTACAAATGCCCGGTGAAGCTAGAGGTTCAGACCCTGCAGGACAGAGCTGTGTACAAGTACCTCTGA